A stretch of the Neodiprion lecontei isolate iyNeoLeco1 chromosome 4, iyNeoLeco1.1, whole genome shotgun sequence genome encodes the following:
- the LOC107220631 gene encoding toll-like receptor 7 yields MLTVLCSPSWKWSASVVVICFVLSSGVRGTCHWAPEGNDTRSAVCALLKLNSSAIGTLLPALDGALKLRLTCSNVHHFESLISTESWHRLSGLHELHVDGCKLLRLPASAFQPLAELKRLTLQTLNTEWGAGRTLELVPGALAGLRELQTLEIIYSNLRVLPPNVLCELGNLQVLNLTGNHLREISEVGLADSRANRAKCHADIRALDLSHNEIRSLPEESPLSGLRQLQELHLQHNSIGEIASDALTGLTSLRLFNVSYNGLGSLPEALFASTCDLREVHLQHNELRDLPRGTFTRLEQLLVLNLAGNTLGSDRVDETTFLGLIRLIVLDLSHNALTRIDARMFKDLFFLQILDLRNNSIGHIESNAFLPLYNLHTLELSENRLHSIGPQLFNGLFVLSRLTLSGNMIVSVDPMAFRNCSDLKELDLSGNALSTVPEALRDLAFLKTLDLGENQISEFRNGSFRNLHQLTGLRLISNNIGNLTRGMLWDLPNLQILNLARNKVQHVELDAFERNTRLEAIRLDGNFLSDINGVFTSIASLLLLNLSENHIEWFDYAFIPNNLKWLDVHGNFIESLGNYYGISDLKVRTLDASHNRITELSPIAIPDSVELLFINNNYISLVRPNTFTGKVNLTRVDMYANMIETMELTALRLTPVPAGKSLPEFYIGGNPFNCNCSMDWLPVINNMTALRQHPRVMDLDNAMCRVSGPRGTAIVPAIEARPEQFLCRYEAHCFALCHCCDFDACDCEMTCPSDCKCYHDQTWNTNVVDCSGLGAPEIPRRIPMDATEVYLDGNDLRELQNHVFIGRKNMRVLYVNGSGIESIQNRTFNGLNNLQTLHLEDNRIHDLKGFEFEHLSHLRELYLHNNLIGFVSNVTLVPLRSLEILRLDGNRLVTFPIWQLTLNVRLTELSLGSNPWSCRCKFLQELTTWVSENAHKVVDSTDVWCDNNETRPAYRRRLDVNETACSDYFAQGGVIESIMVSDYLPMVAATLSAVLLLLVVTVLAFIFREPVRTWAYSRYGVRLWAKAAPPDDRERLYDGYLCYSPKDEDFVLRSLVAELEHGAGAGSGGLRLCLHHRDLPCLRAAAPVVLEAAEASRRVLIVLTRNFLQTEWSRFEFRAAVHEALRGRPGQLVVVQAGPVAPEAESDPELRPYLRTAVRLRWGEKRFWERLRFAMPAGDALRRKPSSLYRRNVNTYTLEGRPEKGTPTLRVHGHIAGHHHPLFKDSPELLQAPPAYSSTATLQSHNNGRLEIAGRETPGSTATPSPRLTVNHAYQETGLEGAGNAGRRPLSEHIYSSIDSDYSTLERNAWRQQQPPPPGQAYLV; encoded by the coding sequence ATGCTCACAGTGCTGTGTTCGCCCTCGTGGAAGTGGAGTGCTAGTGTGGTGGTTATCTGTTTCGTACTGTCCTCCGGGGTGCGGGGCACCTGCCACTGGGCCCCGGAAGGAAACGACACGCGATCCGCCGTCTGCGCGCTTCTCAAGCTCAACTCGTCGGCAATCGGCACCCTTCTGCCCGCCCTCGACGGCGCTCTCAAGCTCAGGCTGACCTGCAGCAACGTTCACCACTTCGAGAGTCTGATATCAACCGAGAGCTGGCACCGTCTGAGCGGTCTTCACGAGCTCCACGTCGACGGGTGCAAGCTGCTGCGGCTGCCGGCCTCTGCGTTCCAACCCCTCGCCGAGCTCAAGCGGCTCACGCTCCAGACGTTGAACACGGAGTGGGGCGCCGGTCGTACCCTCGAACTCGTCCCCGGCGCCCTTGCCGGCCTCCGGGAGCTGCAGACCCTCGAGATCATATACAGCAACCTGCGAGTCCTGCCGCCGAATGTTTTATGCGAGCTCGGGAATCTCCAGGTCCTGAACCTCACGGGAAATCACCTACGGGAGATCAGCGAAGTCGGCCTCGCCGACAGCCGGGCTAATCGTGCCAAATGCCACGCGGATATTCGGGCCCTGGATTTGTCTCACAACGAGATCCGAAGCCTCCCGGAAGAGAGTCCGTTGTCCGGTTTGCGCCAACTGCAGGAGCTCCACCTCCAGCACAATTCCATCGGTGAAATCGCCAGCGATGCGCTCACCGGACTCACCAGCCTTCGCCTCTTCAACGTCAGCTACAACGGCCTAGGCTCGTTGCCCGAGGCCCTCTTCGCCAGCACCTGCGACCTCCGGGAGGTGCATCTGCAGCACAACGAGCTCCGTGATCTTCCCCGGGGAACGTTCACCAGACTCGAGCAGCTGCTGGTACTGAATTTAGCCGGGAACACGCTCGGGAGCGATCGGGTGGACGAGACTACCTTTCTGGGCTTGATTCGTCTGATAGTCCTCGATTTGTCCCACAACGCTCTGACTCGCATCGACGCCCGCATGTTCAAGGATCTCTTCTTCCTCCAGATCCTTGATCTCCGGAACAACTCGATCGGGCACATCGAGAGCAACGCCTTTCTGCCTCTCTACAATCTGCACACCTTGGAGCTTTCCGAAAATCGGCTCCACTCGATCGGACCTCAGCTATTCAACGGACTGTTTGTTCTGAGCCGGTTGACTCTTTCCGGAAACATGATCGTCTCCGTTGATCCGATGGCCTTTCGGAACTGTTCCGACCTTAAGGAGCTCGATCTCAGCGGAAACGCGCTCAGCACAGTTCCGGAGGCGCTCCGCGATCTTGCGTTCCTGAAGACCCTCGACCTCGGCGAGAATCAAATCAGCGAATTTCGCAACGGATCCTTCCGGAATCTGCACCAGCTCACCGGGCTCCGTTTGATCAGCAACAACATCGGGAACCTGACGCGCGGCATGCTTTGGGACCTGCCGAATCTGCAGATATTGAATCTCGCCAGAAACAAAGTGCAGCACGTCGAGCTCGACGCGTTCGAACGGAACACGAGGCTCGAGGCGATTCGGCTCGACGGAAATTTTCTATCGGACATAAACGGCGTGTTCACAAGCATCGCCAGTCTCCTGCTTCTCAATCTGTCGGAGAATCACATCGAGTGGTTCGACTACGCGTTCATACCCAATAATCTCAAGTGGCTCGACGTTCACGGGAATTTCATCGAAAGTCTGGGAAATTATTACGGTATAAGTGATCTAAAAGTGAGGACACTCGACGCCAGTCACAACCGGATTACCGAGCTTTCACCAATCGCGATACCGGACAGTGTTGAACTCTTGTTCATAAACAATAACTACATCAGCCTTGTGCGGCCGAACACCTTTACCGGCAAAGTGAATCTCACCCGCGTCGACATGTACGCGAACATGATCGAGACCATGGAACTTACGGCTCTACGTCTGACTCCGGTTCCCGCCGGAAAGTCCCTCCCCGAATTTTACATCGGCGGAAATCCGTTCAACTGTAACTGCTCGATGGACTGGCTTCCGGTGATAAACAACATGACCGCACTTCGTCAGCATCCGCGAGTCATGGACCTGGACAACGCGATGTGCCGTGTATCCGGGCCGCGAGGCACGGCGATCGTTCCCGCCATCGAGGCGAGACCCGAGCAATTTTTGTGCCGTTACGAAGCTCACTGTTTCGCCCTCTGCCATTGCTGCGACTTCGACGCCTGCGACTGCGAGATGACTTGTCCGTCGGACTGCAAGTGCTACCACGACCAGACCTGGAACACCAACGTCGTCGACTGCTCGGGTCTGGGCGCTCCGGAAATTCCACGGCGAATTCCCATGGACGCGACGGAGGTTTACCTCGATGGCAACGATCTGCGGGAGCTCCAAAACCACGTGTTCATCGGGCGGAAGAACATGCGAGTTCTGTACGTGAACGGTAGCGGGATAGAGTCGATCCAGAATCGGACGTTCAACGGACTGAACAACCTCCAGACGCTTCATCTCGAGGACAACAGGATACACGACCTGAAGGGATTCGAGTTCGAGCACTTGTCGCACCTGCGAGAGCTCTACCTCCACAACAACCTGATCGGATTCGTGAGCAACGTTACCCTGGTCCCGCTGAGATCCCTCGAGATACTGCGACTCGACGGTAACAGGCTCGTCACGTTTCCCATCTGGCAGCTGACCCTGAACGTTCGTCTGACCGAGCTGTCTCTCGGGAGCAACCCGTGGTCCTGCAGATGCAAGTTTCTGCAGGAGCTTACCACCTGGGTGTCGGAGAACGCGCACAAGGTCGTCGACTCGACGGACGTGTGGTGCGACAACAACGAAACCCGGCCCGCCTATCGACGCCGCCTCGACGTGAACGAGACCGCCTGTTCGGACTACTTTGCCCAGGGTGGTGTCATCGAGAGTATAATGGTCTCCGACTACCTTCCCATGGTCGCGGCCACCCTCTCGGCGGTCCTCCTCCTTCTCGTGGTCACTGTCCTAGCCTTCATATTCCGAGAACCGGTGCGAACGTGGGCTTACTCGCGTTACGGTGTCCGGTTGTGGGCAAAGGCTGCGCCGCCCGACGACCGGGAGCGACTTTACGACGGGTACCTTTGCTACAGTCCGAAGGACGAGGACTTCGTCCTGCGATCGCTGGTCGCCGAGCTCGAACACGGTGCCGGGGCCGGAAGCGGCGGTCTGAGACTCTGCCTCCATCACCGGGATCTTCCCTGCCTGAGAGCCGCGGCTCCCGTCGTCCTGGAAGCGGCCGAGGCCTCGAGGAGGGTGCTGATCGTCCTGACGCGAAATTTCCTACAGACGGAATGGTCGCGGTTCGAGTTCCGCGCGGCGGTACACGAGGCGCTTCGCGGTCGACCCGGGCAGCTGGTCGTCGTACAGGCAGGGCCGGTCGCCCCGGAGGCGGAGTCCGACCCGGAGCTGAGGCCGTACCTAAGGACTGCGGTGAGGCTGCGCTGGGGTGAGAAAAGGTTCTGGGAAAGGCTCAGGTTCGCGATGCCCGCGGGCGATGCGCTACGTCGCAAACCCTCGTCCCTCTACAGACGCAACGTGAATACCTACACCCTCGAGGGCCGCCCCGAGAAGGGCACGCCGACGCTCCGGGTCCACGGACACATCGCCGGTCACCATCACCCCCTCTTCAAGGATTCGCCGGAGCTCCTCCAGGCGCCCCCGGCGTATTCGAGCACGGCCACGCTGCAGAGCCACAATAACGGGAGGCTGGAAATCGCCGGCAGGGAAACGCCCGGAAGCACCGCCACTCCGAGTCCCAGACTGACGGTGAACCACGCGTACCAGGAAACCGGCCTCGAGGGCGCCGGGAACGCGGGCAGGCGGCCCCTGTCCGAGCACATTTACTCCTCCATAGACTCGGACTATTCGACACTCGAGAGAAACGCGTGGCGGCAGCAACAACCCCCGCCCCCCGGACAAGCCTATCTTGTGTAG
- the LOC107220633 gene encoding uncharacterized MFS-type transporter C09D4.1 isoform X2: MVFPASYLIDRLGLHWTAIVGCAIITLGSWIKVFSASPDRFYVTFIGQAVISSAQVFVISVPGRLAANWFGPREISTATAIGLFGCQLALATNFLLPPNIVRNHEKLENIGNDLFVLYLTTAIFASLVTAAVVVFFRSDPPLPPSETRRLQKLHKTESTEGFLTLTRRLLTNRSYIALWHAFGVTIGVFNALSTLLNEMYLRRFKDGEVEVGQIGVIMTVLGMVGSIVAGVVLDKTHKFKLMISLVCALSWIGLMLVGIGLLVEYKWIIYLGAIVFGFFNGGYSTLGFEVCAEFTYPDPEGVTTAYLTVAHQSYGAAMILIFGKVMETCSDLWVHIGFGVIGFTGLVAHIFTKDLQRRQNAKEIACRNKVQLKEDPNPQGVDRTPRS, from the exons ATGGTATTTCCCGCATCGTATCTCATAGATCGATTGGGCTTGCACTGGACCGCGATCGTCGGATGTGCTATTATCACTCTCGGCAGCTGGATCAAAGTATTTTCAGCTTCACCTGACAGATTCTACGTCACCTTCATAGGCCAAGCCGTGATATCTAGTGCCCAG GTGTTCGTGATAAGCGTCCCTGGCCGTCTTGCCGCTAACTGGTTTGGACCCCGTGAGATTTCAACAGCCACGGCAATTGGGCTTTTTGGCTGTCAACTAGCATTAGCAACTAATTTCCTCCTGCCACCAAACATCGTCAGGAATCATGAGAAGTTAGAAAATATTGGAAATGATCTGTTTGTACTCTACTTGACTACCGCTATCTTCGCATCGTTGGTCACCGCTGCTGTAGTTGTCT TTTTTCGGTCAGATCCTCCGCTACCACCGAGCGAAACCCGGAGGCTGCAAAAACTGCACAAGACAGAAAGTACAGAAGGATTCTTAACACTGACAAGAAGGCTGCTGACAAATCGGAGCTATATCGCTCTCTGGCATGCCTTCGGTGTTACTATAGGCGTTTTCAACGCTCTTAGTACACTGTTGAACGAAATGTACCTCCGGCGATTCAAG GACGGGGAAGTCGAAGTTGGACAAATCGGGGTGATTATGACAGTTTTAGGTATGGTTGGCTCCATCGTCGCGGGTGTCGTACTTGACAAGACACACAAGTTCAA ACTGATGATAAGTTTAGTCTGTGCACTATCGTGGATCGGACTTATGCTCGTAGGAATCGGCTTGCTGGTCGAGTACAAATGGATCATTTACCTTGGAGCAATCGTGTTCgg GTTTTTCAATGGTGGCTACAGCACACTTGGGTTTGAAGTTTGTGCGGAATTCACGTACCCGGATCCAGAAGGCGTGACTACTGCTTATTTGACTGTTGCCCACCAATCGTACGGTGCAGCGATGATACTTATTTTCGGAAAGGTGATGGAGACTTGTAGCGATCTATGGGTCCACATAGGGTTTGGAGTCATCGGCTTTACGGGCTTAGTAGCTCACATATTTACAAAAGACTTGCAAAGGCGACAAaatgcgaaagaaatcgcTTGTCGCAACAAAGTACAGTTGAAAGAAGACCCGAATCCACAAGGCGTGGATAGAACTCCTCGAAGTTAG
- the LOC107220628 gene encoding integumentary mucin A.1 yields the protein MRAVRTTCILIALACFVHVFSSASGESSNGGPEPTTKPMPTATTVTTAIPDTTTVTTEPTTKIPTTKTPTTTKTPPTTTNPNTTTSAPTTQSPTTPTPSPKTTTPPTSPPPTPSTTTTPITTAVPPTTTPCPPDDRHFDGLSFMGGIILTGGLVAIGFILWKFYKARTERNYHTL from the exons ATGAGGGCTGTACGAACAACGTGTATTCTGATCGCACTCGCTTGCTTCGTCCATGTGTTTAGTAGCG CGTCTGGTGAATCGAGCAATGGTGGCCCTGAGCCAACGACTAAACCTATGCCAACCGCAACCACTGTCACTACTGCAATCCCTGATACCACTACTGTTACCACTGAACCGACAACGAAAATACCAACAACAAAAacaccaacaacaacaaaaacaccACCGACAACAACAAATCCAAATACCACTACTTCTGCGCCAACTACACAATCACCCACTACACCTACTCCTTCGCCTAAAACAACAACTCCACCAACTTCACCACCACCCACACCATCTACTACGACAACACCTATCACAACTGCTGTACCACCGACGACAACACCTTGCCCACCCGACGATCGTCACTTCGATGGACTCAGTTTCATGG GTGGCATAATCCTAACTGGCGGTCTGGTCGCGATCGGCTTTATATTGTGGAAATTCTACAAAGCACGTACAGAGCGCAATTATCATACACTCTGA
- the LOC107220633 gene encoding uncharacterized MFS-type transporter C09D4.1 isoform X1 translates to MDQKQCTETSSIPLTRVYARRWLMLTIFIFYAIAGIGQWLQYSIISNIIERYYDVSLEAVNWTSLVFLVIYIPMVFPASYLIDRLGLHWTAIVGCAIITLGSWIKVFSASPDRFYVTFIGQAVISSAQVFVISVPGRLAANWFGPREISTATAIGLFGCQLALATNFLLPPNIVRNHEKLENIGNDLFVLYLTTAIFASLVTAAVVVFFRSDPPLPPSETRRLQKLHKTESTEGFLTLTRRLLTNRSYIALWHAFGVTIGVFNALSTLLNEMYLRRFKDGEVEVGQIGVIMTVLGMVGSIVAGVVLDKTHKFKLMISLVCALSWIGLMLVGIGLLVEYKWIIYLGAIVFGFFNGGYSTLGFEVCAEFTYPDPEGVTTAYLTVAHQSYGAAMILIFGKVMETCSDLWVHIGFGVIGFTGLVAHIFTKDLQRRQNAKEIACRNKVQLKEDPNPQGVDRTPRS, encoded by the exons ATGGACCAAAAACAGTGCACCGAAACCTCTTCTATCCCCCTGACAAGGGTGTACGCAAGAAGATGGCTGATGCttaccattttcattttctacgcAATCGCAGGCATCGGACAATGGCTGCAGTACAGTATCATAAGCAACATCATTGAAAG ATACTACGACGTATCGCTCGAGGCCGTGAACTGGACTTCCCTGGTATTTCTGGTGATTTACATTCCTATGGTATTTCCCGCATCGTATCTCATAGATCGATTGGGCTTGCACTGGACCGCGATCGTCGGATGTGCTATTATCACTCTCGGCAGCTGGATCAAAGTATTTTCAGCTTCACCTGACAGATTCTACGTCACCTTCATAGGCCAAGCCGTGATATCTAGTGCCCAG GTGTTCGTGATAAGCGTCCCTGGCCGTCTTGCCGCTAACTGGTTTGGACCCCGTGAGATTTCAACAGCCACGGCAATTGGGCTTTTTGGCTGTCAACTAGCATTAGCAACTAATTTCCTCCTGCCACCAAACATCGTCAGGAATCATGAGAAGTTAGAAAATATTGGAAATGATCTGTTTGTACTCTACTTGACTACCGCTATCTTCGCATCGTTGGTCACCGCTGCTGTAGTTGTCT TTTTTCGGTCAGATCCTCCGCTACCACCGAGCGAAACCCGGAGGCTGCAAAAACTGCACAAGACAGAAAGTACAGAAGGATTCTTAACACTGACAAGAAGGCTGCTGACAAATCGGAGCTATATCGCTCTCTGGCATGCCTTCGGTGTTACTATAGGCGTTTTCAACGCTCTTAGTACACTGTTGAACGAAATGTACCTCCGGCGATTCAAG GACGGGGAAGTCGAAGTTGGACAAATCGGGGTGATTATGACAGTTTTAGGTATGGTTGGCTCCATCGTCGCGGGTGTCGTACTTGACAAGACACACAAGTTCAA ACTGATGATAAGTTTAGTCTGTGCACTATCGTGGATCGGACTTATGCTCGTAGGAATCGGCTTGCTGGTCGAGTACAAATGGATCATTTACCTTGGAGCAATCGTGTTCgg GTTTTTCAATGGTGGCTACAGCACACTTGGGTTTGAAGTTTGTGCGGAATTCACGTACCCGGATCCAGAAGGCGTGACTACTGCTTATTTGACTGTTGCCCACCAATCGTACGGTGCAGCGATGATACTTATTTTCGGAAAGGTGATGGAGACTTGTAGCGATCTATGGGTCCACATAGGGTTTGGAGTCATCGGCTTTACGGGCTTAGTAGCTCACATATTTACAAAAGACTTGCAAAGGCGACAAaatgcgaaagaaatcgcTTGTCGCAACAAAGTACAGTTGAAAGAAGACCCGAATCCACAAGGCGTGGATAGAACTCCTCGAAGTTAG
- the LOC107220634 gene encoding proteasomal ATPase-associated factor 1 → MTANGNLPVINIRCDWDACLRGRDKEAWISYKYRDQLSVTGKLELRDGQISCSEGFTLMSYTGKSVTIKHTDSGTVTTFVAPLTSFPLHTKSCTRVSVTPGGLGLSSGSQGELQVWEVQRGVIRRTLEGHVGEIYQCRWFPSGVVVLGGGADWRTRVWCAQTGKCPVTLVGHTAPVTDMVIVERGRNVITASKDGSARLWDVGESKCLAVLCELTSSIIACAITSSNQLELPPNEEVLSDREIGTPGKVLALGCEDGTLALVAIAARAELGKKILPSSVSALSLVSNECLAVGLENGQIYLISIVRQLETLRVIHESNSPVRALLVYRDLLLVGQTDGVCIGYRLSSSNKDPISPVRLQLTGSDFEPINDLTSDGQDHIYVGARDGCIRKYQVGDIVERL, encoded by the exons ATGACTGCTAACGGCAATCTGCCTGTAATTAACATTCGTTGCGATTGGGACGCATGTCTCAG AGGCCGTGACAAGGAAGCCTGGATTTCCTACAAGTACAGAG ACCAACTCAGTGTCACGGGAAAACTGGAACTACGCGATGGCCAAATATCGTGCTCGGAAGGGTTCACATTGATGAGTTACACTGGAAAATCAGTGACCATAAAACACACAGACTCCGGAACCGTCACTACGTTTGTCGCTCCCCTGACATCGTTTCCCTTGCACACCAAATCTTGTACCAGGGTCTCGGTTACCCCTGGAGGCTTGGGATTGTCAAGCGGGTCACAAGGAGAACTACAAGTATGGGAAGTGCAGCGTGGAGTTATCAGA CGCACATTGGAAGGCCATGTAGGGGAAATATACCAATGCAGATGGTTTCCATCTGGTGTTGTAGTTTTGGGAGGTGGTGCGGATTGGAGAACAAGAGTTTGGTGCGCCCAGACAGGGAAATGTCCCGTTACCCTCGTTGGCCACACTGCCCCCGTCACAGATATGGTTATCGTTGAGAGAGGTAGAAATGTCATCACCGCATCCAA GGATGGTTCAGCCAGACTATGGGACGTTGGGGAGTCTAAATGCCTAGCAGTTCTCTGTGAGTTGACGAGCAGCATCATTGCTTGTGCTATTACTTCTTCAAATCAATTAGAGCTGCCCCCAAACGAAGAGGTCTTGTCAGATCGAGAGATTGGAACACCTGGAAAAGTGCTTGCTCTAGGCTGTGAAGATGGGACTCTTGCATTAGTGGCAATCGCAGCCAGAGCTGAGCTgggcaaaaaaattctccctTCTAGTGTGAGCGCTTTATCACTCGTTAGTAACGAGTGTCTGGCTGTTGGCTTAGAGAACGGACAG ATTTATTTGATAAGTATAGTCAGGCAGCTGGAAACTCTGAGGGTAATCCACGAAAGCAACAGCCCTGTCAGAGCGTTGCTAGTGTACAGAGATTTGCTCTTGGTGGGCCAAACAGATGGTGTATGCATTGGTTATCGGCTGTCCTCGTCGAACAAGGATCCCATTTCGCCGGTTCGTCTGCAGCTAACGGGATCCGATTTTGAACCGATCAACGATCTGACATCGGACGGACAGGATCACATTTACGTTGGAGCGAGGGACGGGTGTATACGCAAATACCAAGTCGGTGATATTGTCGAAAGACTTTGA